A stretch of the Sulfurimonas sp. HSL-1656 genome encodes the following:
- a CDS encoding DUF167 family protein produces MWYTFDNDDLILSLRIQPKASSNELAEIMGEERKLRITAPPVDGKANKHIIALLAKMCKVAKGDVTIESGELGRNKRVRIRTPRLLPEGVEPPMSA; encoded by the coding sequence ATGTGGTACACCTTCGATAACGACGACCTTATTCTCTCTTTGCGTATTCAGCCGAAGGCGAGTTCGAACGAACTGGCGGAGATCATGGGAGAGGAGCGAAAACTGCGCATTACCGCCCCGCCCGTCGACGGCAAGGCCAATAAACACATCATAGCACTGCTGGCGAAAATGTGCAAGGTGGCCAAAGGGGACGTCACGATAGAGTCGGGGGAGCTGGGAAGAAACAAGAGGGTGCGGATCAGAACCCCCCGGCTTCTGCCTGAGGGAGTCGAGCCGCCGATGTCAGCGTAA
- a CDS encoding integrase arm-type DNA-binding domain-containing protein, whose product MAKPVTPLTDRKIRNTKPTEAQQRLSDGDGLYIIIKPTGSKLWRFDYTLGGKRNTVSLGKYPDVSLARARELRTQYREMVAAGTSPVEKKVEVQKHTVDDAAADFFARLEREVGEKYYHKLKQRYDRYIGSTIGRMDLDEVEPSDIVRMIQGVGEFWETAKRIHGISARIFTLAVTTGKARRNPVNDIDVSVLVGKMQTSHYAHVTDPRELGAILNVIDEYRGDASTAKALRILPHVFVRPANIRFMEWDELDLKAGTWKIPKEKMKMKRPHIVPLSRQVVAMLKELGEPQGRYVFNSPFSKNSPLSENTLNYAMKRMGFKDVQTAHGFRHTAATLLAEHMYEIGINSDVIEAQMAHEKGGVRGIYNHAQHLKERTVMMQWWSDFLDALKLQ is encoded by the coding sequence GTGGCCAAACCAGTTACACCCCTGACTGATAGGAAGATCAGGAACACAAAACCGACCGAAGCCCAGCAGCGCCTCAGCGACGGCGACGGGCTTTACATCATCATAAAGCCGACAGGCTCGAAGCTTTGGCGCTTCGACTATACGCTGGGCGGGAAGCGCAATACCGTCTCACTCGGGAAGTACCCGGATGTTTCTCTGGCCAGGGCCAGGGAGCTCCGGACGCAGTACCGTGAGATGGTCGCCGCCGGCACGTCGCCTGTCGAAAAGAAGGTGGAGGTACAGAAGCATACCGTCGACGACGCCGCGGCTGACTTCTTTGCTCGTCTCGAGCGCGAGGTGGGGGAAAAGTATTACCATAAGCTGAAGCAGCGCTATGACAGATACATTGGCAGCACGATCGGGAGAATGGATCTCGATGAAGTCGAGCCGTCAGATATCGTCAGGATGATCCAGGGGGTAGGTGAGTTTTGGGAGACGGCAAAGCGGATACACGGTATCTCCGCCAGGATCTTCACCCTGGCCGTCACGACAGGCAAGGCACGACGGAACCCGGTCAACGACATCGATGTCTCTGTTCTCGTCGGGAAGATGCAGACGTCCCACTACGCCCACGTCACAGATCCGCGCGAGCTTGGCGCCATCCTCAACGTGATCGACGAGTACCGCGGTGATGCATCGACGGCGAAGGCACTTCGTATCCTACCGCACGTTTTCGTCCGCCCGGCAAATATCCGTTTTATGGAGTGGGACGAGCTGGACCTGAAAGCTGGTACCTGGAAGATCCCGAAGGAAAAAATGAAGATGAAGCGGCCGCACATCGTCCCGCTGTCCCGCCAGGTCGTCGCCATGCTCAAGGAGCTGGGGGAGCCACAGGGGCGCTATGTGTTTAATAGCCCATTCTCGAAGAACAGCCCGCTTTCGGAAAACACGCTCAATTACGCCATGAAGCGCATGGGCTTCAAAGACGTTCAGACGGCGCACGGCTTCCGGCATACAGCGGCGACGCTCCTGGCGGAGCACATGTATGAGATTGGCATAAATTCGGATGTGATAGAGGCGCAGATGGCCCATGAGAAAGGAGGGGTGAGGGGGATCTATAACCACGCGCAGCACTTGAAAGAGCGCACGGTCATGATGCAATGGTGGTCGGACTTCCTCGATGCTTTAAAGCTTCAATAG
- a CDS encoding Rad52/Rad22 family DNA repair protein: MMNAKRIQRELKQPFSANDLEWRVQASGKAGDRIWCRVIAYVTNRAIQTRLDSVFGIFGWQNEYKPSPNMAGTICGISVNVDGKWVTKWDGAEDTAIESTKGGLSGSMKRAAVQWGIGRYLYDVDAEYAPVITVDDFKKLQRNEKDEYKKAKTKEDEYFYWKPPVLPERFQPKKHVTPSIVKKIEELAEKTDTDVKSICDNYGVDEIVDLYGDEAGEAIALLLRKQKAEDEHGTDETNKS; this comes from the coding sequence ATGATGAACGCTAAACGAATACAAAGAGAATTGAAACAGCCATTTAGTGCAAACGATCTCGAATGGCGTGTACAGGCATCAGGAAAAGCAGGTGATCGCATCTGGTGTCGTGTTATTGCCTATGTGACAAACAGGGCGATTCAGACGAGGCTTGATAGCGTGTTCGGCATCTTCGGATGGCAGAACGAGTATAAGCCTTCCCCAAACATGGCTGGTACGATTTGTGGGATCTCCGTGAACGTAGATGGTAAGTGGGTCACGAAATGGGACGGTGCCGAAGACACTGCAATCGAATCCACCAAGGGTGGGCTGTCAGGATCAATGAAACGTGCAGCAGTTCAATGGGGCATCGGGCGGTATCTGTACGACGTCGACGCTGAATACGCACCGGTTATCACTGTTGACGATTTCAAGAAATTACAGCGCAACGAGAAAGACGAGTATAAAAAGGCAAAGACAAAGGAAGATGAATATTTCTACTGGAAGCCCCCAGTGCTCCCTGAGCGGTTCCAGCCAAAGAAGCACGTCACACCTTCCATCGTCAAGAAGATCGAAGAGCTTGCTGAGAAAACAGATACGGATGTGAAAAGCATCTGTGACAACTATGGTGTCGATGAGATCGTTGACCTTTACGGAGATGAGGCGGGTGAAGCAATCGCGCTGCTGCTCAGAAAACAAAAAGCGGAGGATGAGCATGGAACTGATGAAACGAACAAGTCTTGA
- a CDS encoding single-stranded DNA-binding protein — translation MFNKVILAGNLTRDIELRYTQGGTAIGKTGIATNRKFKKQSGEQVDETMFIDIVFFGRSAEIANQYLRNGSKVLIEGRLMLEQWTDQGGQKRSKHSINVEEMKMLDSRGDAQQGNGGYNAPSSQEYNAPQQGYTPPPQPQNAYDCPMTPPRDPGAGSGHQQPGFDIDEDEIPF, via the coding sequence ATGTTCAATAAGGTAATTTTGGCGGGGAACCTCACCCGTGATATCGAACTGCGCTATACGCAGGGGGGCACGGCGATCGGCAAAACTGGCATCGCTACTAACCGAAAATTCAAAAAGCAGAGCGGTGAGCAGGTCGACGAGACGATGTTTATCGATATCGTGTTTTTTGGCCGCTCGGCTGAGATAGCAAACCAGTATCTCCGCAATGGATCAAAGGTGCTCATCGAGGGGAGGTTGATGCTTGAACAATGGACAGACCAGGGCGGGCAGAAACGCTCGAAACACTCGATCAACGTTGAAGAGATGAAGATGCTGGATTCCCGCGGCGACGCGCAGCAGGGCAACGGCGGCTACAACGCCCCTAGCTCCCAGGAATATAATGCGCCGCAGCAGGGCTATACCCCGCCACCTCAGCCTCAAAACGCTTATGATTGCCCCATGACCCCACCGAGAGATCCAGGTGCTGGCAGCGGCCATCAGCAGCCAGGCTTCGATATCGATGAAGACGAAATTCCATTCTAG